A stretch of the Desulfobacter sp. genome encodes the following:
- a CDS encoding ABC transporter permease, translated as MKDADLKKADKKIVYFAIRWSLILGAVAAWEISARLNLYNTFFTSYPSVILKDLMEFAASGKLARHTFITLQEAFLGLFYGTSAGILTGVVFAQFDPLGKIFNPILTALNAIPQLTLAPVYVLWFGLGIASKVFLSGLMVFFILFFSTYSAIKNTEQNLIESAHLLGDNSFQTLWHVVIPACMPFIFSGIRGGVGACMVGAIIGEYMGSSGGFGWMVSYATSYFKIERVMSCIIILLIVGVLLDYCLERIERFILRWRSETQLSLS; from the coding sequence GTGAAAGACGCAGATCTCAAAAAAGCGGATAAAAAAATTGTCTATTTTGCAATCCGGTGGTCGCTAATCCTCGGAGCGGTTGCCGCCTGGGAAATCAGTGCCCGTCTGAATCTATACAACACATTTTTTACAAGTTATCCGAGTGTGATTCTAAAGGATCTCATGGAATTTGCTGCCAGCGGGAAGCTTGCCAGACACACCTTCATCACGCTTCAGGAGGCATTCTTAGGCCTTTTTTACGGGACGTCGGCAGGGATTCTGACCGGGGTTGTTTTTGCCCAGTTTGATCCTTTGGGCAAAATCTTTAATCCTATTCTCACTGCCCTCAACGCCATCCCCCAGCTTACATTAGCACCGGTCTATGTGCTCTGGTTCGGGCTGGGTATTGCTTCCAAGGTATTCTTGTCCGGTCTGATGGTCTTTTTTATCTTATTCTTCTCAACCTACAGCGCCATTAAAAATACCGAACAGAACTTAATCGAATCCGCCCATCTGCTGGGCGATAATTCATTCCAGACACTCTGGCATGTCGTGATTCCCGCCTGCATGCCCTTTATCTTTTCCGGAATCAGGGGAGGCGTCGGCGCCTGCATGGTCGGCGCTATTATCGGGGAATACATGGGATCCTCCGGCGGATTCGGCTGGATGGTCTCCTACGCCACCTCATATTTTAAAATCGAACGAGTCATGTCCTGCATCATTATTCTGCTGATCGTTGGGGTTCTCCTGGACTATTGCCTGGAACGGATTGAACGGTTCATTTTAAGATGGAGGAGTGAAACCCAGCTTTCTTTGAGCTAA
- a CDS encoding ABC transporter substrate-binding protein has product MKKSITLLLISISILFSITGYAIAQAGTKTDSQLTKVVVSEFRFITWMPVYIAYANNFFKDEGLDVQFMYYKDGPIAFLGMHAGDSQFCLLSQEPVLTAQIQGLQSSLIGTVFKTRLYGLAAGANITDISQLKGKSIFAGMPGSAPYSFISNILNQNGLDPEKDVTFVTMDYGASMAALGLGAISASYFSSDNLPELKNIQHNVLVYTENDKDSRSYLKADIFPAEIVVTTKKFAQEHPETVQKFVNAMVKGAQWIGAHTSSEVAEQVTDLFDSMTMEELTEKIELSKNSFTKDCYISEEGQKAVENFCVATHVITKSIPYDDIVDMRFVNKALNR; this is encoded by the coding sequence ATGAAAAAAAGTATTACGTTATTGCTAATCAGCATATCCATTCTTTTTTCAATCACCGGATACGCAATTGCCCAGGCAGGAACCAAAACAGATTCACAATTGACCAAAGTGGTGGTTTCAGAATTTCGTTTCATCACCTGGATGCCGGTTTATATCGCATATGCAAACAATTTTTTTAAAGATGAAGGCTTAGACGTCCAATTCATGTATTACAAAGACGGTCCCATAGCCTTTTTAGGGATGCACGCCGGAGACTCCCAGTTCTGCCTTCTCTCCCAAGAGCCCGTACTGACCGCCCAGATCCAGGGGCTGCAATCGTCTCTGATCGGCACGGTATTCAAAACAAGGCTTTACGGCCTGGCGGCAGGGGCAAATATCACTGACATCTCACAGCTCAAAGGGAAAAGCATTTTTGCAGGCATGCCCGGCTCCGCACCTTACTCCTTTATTTCAAATATCCTGAATCAGAACGGACTGGACCCGGAAAAGGATGTGACCTTTGTCACCATGGACTACGGTGCCTCCATGGCCGCCTTAGGCCTTGGCGCAATTTCTGCGAGTTATTTTTCTTCGGATAATCTGCCTGAATTAAAAAATATCCAACACAATGTGCTCGTATATACGGAAAATGATAAAGACAGCAGGTCATATCTGAAAGCGGACATTTTTCCCGCTGAAATTGTGGTGACCACCAAAAAGTTTGCCCAAGAACATCCGGAAACCGTACAAAAATTTGTCAACGCCATGGTCAAGGGCGCACAATGGATTGGCGCCCATACCTCTTCTGAAGTCGCTGAACAGGTTACCGACCTGTTTGACTCAATGACGATGGAAGAACTCACAGAAAAAATAGAACTGTCCAAAAACAGTTTTACAAAGGATTGCTACATCTCTGAGGAAGGCCAGAAAGCGGTTGAAAATTTTTGTGTCGCCACCCATGTAATCACAAAAAGCATTCCTTACGATGACATCGTGGATATGCGCTTTGTCAACAAGGCATTAAACCGATAG
- a CDS encoding IS256 family transposase, whose product MTEENTEFDFQKALKGIQEGKPFTGKGGVLTSLIKNLAEAALEGELESHLGQEVSANRRNGKSKKTIKSLDGKFELETPRDRAGTFSPQIVKKHQTTLSDEIERKIIALYGLGMSYNDMASHLQEIYGLEISNATLSTITDKIIHTVKEWQARPLENVYPIIWLDAIHYKVRENGKVGSKAVYTILGVNIEGRKEVLGLYISENEGANFWLQVLTDLSNRGVKDILIACVDGLKGFPEAIETIFPDTEVQLCVVHQIRNSLKYVGSKNKKEFMADLKRVYKAVNKDLAEEELDILENKWNDKYPIVIKSWRNNWERLSHFFKYPEEIRRIIYTTNTIEAVHRQFRKLTKTKGSFPNQDSLLKLLYMGIQNASKKWTMPIQNWSLTISQLAIFFEGRLDKELGI is encoded by the coding sequence ATGACCGAAGAAAACACCGAATTTGATTTTCAAAAAGCCCTTAAAGGCATCCAGGAAGGTAAACCCTTCACAGGTAAGGGCGGCGTCCTTACATCATTAATCAAAAATCTTGCTGAAGCTGCTCTTGAAGGAGAGTTGGAGTCCCATCTCGGGCAGGAAGTTTCTGCCAACCGCCGTAATGGAAAAAGCAAAAAGACCATTAAATCCCTGGATGGTAAATTTGAGCTGGAAACCCCGCGTGACAGGGCCGGAACCTTCTCTCCACAGATCGTCAAAAAACATCAGACAACGCTCAGCGATGAAATTGAAAGAAAGATAATAGCCCTTTACGGCCTGGGCATGAGTTATAATGATATGGCTTCCCATTTACAGGAAATCTATGGACTTGAGATTTCAAATGCCACTCTGAGCACCATTACCGATAAAATCATCCATACCGTCAAAGAATGGCAGGCCAGGCCGTTGGAAAATGTGTACCCAATCATATGGCTTGATGCCATACATTATAAAGTACGAGAAAACGGAAAGGTCGGCAGCAAAGCCGTTTACACAATTCTTGGGGTGAATATCGAGGGCCGCAAAGAGGTTCTTGGGCTGTACATATCCGAGAATGAGGGTGCGAACTTCTGGCTGCAGGTGTTAACAGACCTTTCAAACCGAGGGGTAAAAGATATCCTGATTGCCTGTGTTGATGGTCTAAAAGGTTTTCCCGAGGCCATTGAGACCATATTCCCGGACACAGAAGTTCAACTCTGCGTAGTCCACCAGATCCGAAATTCATTGAAATACGTTGGTTCCAAAAATAAAAAGGAATTTATGGCAGATCTAAAACGTGTTTATAAAGCGGTCAATAAGGATCTGGCCGAAGAAGAACTGGATATCTTGGAAAATAAATGGAATGACAAATACCCGATTGTGATAAAATCCTGGCGGAACAACTGGGAACGCCTCAGTCATTTCTTTAAATATCCAGAAGAGATTCGACGGATAATATACACCACAAATACCATTGAGGCTGTGCATCGACAGTTTCGAAAACTGACCAAAACAAAGGGATCATTCCCGAACCAGGACAGCCTGTTAAAGCTGCTTTACATGGGGATCCAGAACGCCAGTAAAAAATGGACAATGCCGATTCAAAATTGGTCACTGACAATTTCCCAGTTGGCAATTTTCTTTGAAGGCCGGCTGGATAAAGAGCTGGGAATTTGA
- a CDS encoding DUF169 domain-containing protein, translated as MKTDIKKAYAVLETRRRIVGVKLVKTKEEFDTFEARELYAPLSYCVCVKCAMSGAALKFTAENSGCFGSTRALGMEKPAQDFYDGSEGIMLGLYQNKSLAATVAGNMKIISTPTYGVIVKPLENFEKAPDVVLIVTDNKNLMRLIQGYTYMHGMQTNFNMIGNQAVCVECTVTPLQTETMNISMFCSGTRYLARWKNTEAMAGIPFSIFSSVIEGVRQTINPVEMDERKSVIEKKLDQAGISDMNIIYGHTYYTDFEKQKAQERKRERRRSQKSG; from the coding sequence ATGAAAACCGATATTAAAAAAGCATATGCCGTTTTAGAGACAAGACGCAGAATCGTGGGCGTCAAGCTGGTCAAGACAAAAGAAGAGTTCGATACCTTTGAGGCAAGAGAACTTTACGCCCCCTTAAGTTATTGTGTCTGCGTCAAATGTGCCATGAGTGGTGCCGCGTTGAAGTTCACCGCAGAAAACTCCGGTTGTTTCGGCAGCACAAGGGCTCTTGGCATGGAAAAACCGGCACAAGATTTCTATGACGGAAGCGAAGGCATCATGCTGGGCCTCTACCAAAACAAATCTTTGGCAGCAACGGTGGCCGGCAACATGAAAATCATTTCCACCCCGACCTATGGAGTAATTGTTAAGCCATTGGAAAATTTTGAAAAGGCACCGGATGTCGTTCTCATTGTCACGGACAACAAAAACCTCATGCGGCTTATCCAAGGGTATACCTATATGCACGGGATGCAGACTAATTTTAATATGATCGGGAACCAGGCCGTCTGTGTGGAATGCACGGTCACCCCCCTTCAGACCGAGACAATGAACATCTCCATGTTCTGTTCAGGCACCCGCTACCTGGCCAGATGGAAAAATACAGAGGCCATGGCTGGCATCCCCTTTTCCATATTTTCAAGTGTTATTGAGGGCGTGAGACAGACCATCAACCCAGTAGAAATGGACGAACGTAAATCCGTGATCGAGAAAAAACTTGACCAAGCCGGAATTTCGGACATGAACATTATATACGGCCATACTTATTACACCGACTTTGAAAAACAAAAGGCACAGGAAAGAAAGCGTGAAAGACGCAGATCTCAAAAAAGCGGATAA
- a CDS encoding ABC transporter ATP-binding protein, whose product MAYIEFKDIEKSYGDRHILKKINLRIEQGEFVTLLGPSGRGKTTFLRCLAGLTALGGGRIFMDGRDITAVPPRLRNVAMIFQQYNLFPTMTVYSNIAFGLRMKKMPEKTIRHEVAKALEMVGLSGSEKKYPSYLSGGEQQRVALARNLATKPSVLLLDEPFSAIDAKLRKELQIKIKELHNQLNMTSIFVTHDQEEAMRMSDTIHLFNDGRIEQSGRPMELYSRPATAFAASFIGSYNNLSSEDFSRMTGSSVTDSRTIMIRPETITFSQTPFSSEDAEHYYIEGIVSNQIPQGNIIRYTIDVKRAGIDVDLLFHNAVNHPVHQKAYLKISRKNTLFF is encoded by the coding sequence ATGGCGTATATCGAGTTCAAAGATATTGAAAAATCTTATGGGGACAGGCATATCCTCAAAAAGATAAACCTTAGGATCGAGCAGGGTGAATTTGTCACTCTGCTCGGTCCTTCGGGCCGCGGCAAGACCACGTTTCTGCGCTGTCTCGCCGGCCTGACGGCACTGGGCGGCGGGCGGATTTTTATGGATGGCAGGGATATAACTGCCGTGCCTCCCAGGCTCCGGAACGTGGCGATGATTTTTCAGCAGTATAACCTCTTTCCCACTATGACGGTCTATTCAAATATCGCTTTCGGGCTAAGAATGAAGAAGATGCCCGAAAAAACAATTCGGCATGAGGTGGCAAAAGCCTTGGAAATGGTCGGCCTGAGCGGAAGTGAGAAAAAGTATCCTTCGTATCTGTCCGGCGGAGAGCAGCAGCGGGTTGCCCTGGCCAGAAATCTGGCGACAAAACCCAGCGTCCTGTTGCTGGACGAACCGTTCAGCGCCATTGATGCCAAACTCAGAAAAGAGTTGCAGATCAAAATAAAAGAACTCCATAACCAGTTGAATATGACCTCGATTTTTGTTACCCATGACCAGGAAGAGGCCATGCGAATGTCAGATACCATTCACCTGTTCAATGACGGGCGGATCGAACAGTCCGGCCGGCCAATGGAATTATATTCAAGGCCGGCCACCGCATTTGCCGCAAGTTTCATCGGAAGCTACAATAACCTTAGCTCAGAAGATTTTTCTCGGATGACCGGTTCATCCGTCACAGACAGCAGAACCATCATGATCCGGCCCGAGACCATTACGTTTTCTCAGACCCCTTTTTCTTCCGAGGATGCAGAACACTACTATATAGAAGGCATTGTCTCCAACCAAATCCCCCAAGGGAACATCATCCGATACACCATAGATGTGAAAAGGGCCGGGATTGATGTGGACCTTCTTTTTCACAATGCCGTAAACCATCCTGTCCATCAGAAAGCCTATCTAAAAATTTCCCGGAAAAACACCCTGTTTTTTTGA